One window of Diceros bicornis minor isolate mBicDic1 unplaced genomic scaffold, mDicBic1.mat.cur scaffold_326_ctg1, whole genome shotgun sequence genomic DNA carries:
- the LOC131402896 gene encoding ral guanine nucleotide dissociation stimulator-like isoform X2 — MWVNLSLYPAAAPAAELQPAAEAGQWTVVEVELAPAPSIPPPLALEPASPPSAVLELEQGPTSAAAGVGAAELESPGPSLLVGSPSPPVAIKEGEKKPNLTAFPPKLVAEQLTVMDVTVEVDTNRTCCTEWLCRLHEVEETESCVGPGPSVGEGNSLCAARSLVAQPAAQEAQQPQHLLETSGVLHYKGDRQSLWL; from the exons atgtgggtgaacctttccctttatcccgctgcagcgccagctgcagagctccagccggcggcagaagcagggcagtggacagtggtggaggtagagctggctccagctccgtcaataccaccccctctagcgctggagccagcgtcccctccctcagcagtgttggagctggagcaagggcccacgtcggctgcagcaggagtgggagctgctgagctggagtcacctggaccatcacttctagtgggaagtccatctccacctgtggccattaaggagggtgagaagaagcctaacctcaccgccttccctcctaagctggtggcggagcagttgaccgtgatggatgtg accgtagaggtggacactaacaggacctgctgcacagagtggctgtgccggctccatgaggtagaagagacggaaagctgcgtggggcctggcccatcagtgggggaggggaactcactgtgtgcagccaggtccctggtggcccaaccggctgctcaggaggctcaacagcctcagcatttATTAGAGACCTCAGGtgtacttcactacaagggagacagacagagcctgtggttgtag